The Elaeis guineensis isolate ETL-2024a chromosome 14, EG11, whole genome shotgun sequence genomic sequence tttgatccgaaaaagatcatgaatatttcgatccgaggaagattacagaaatcgatccgaataaaagatcgtcgcatgatcctactagtccaaagccaaagtcaaagccaaaaagaaaagggttaaagatgatgtgataatagaagaaaatagaaagataagatatgaaacaatcgttgaataaaattgtttcacttatttaatatatgatgatgcatctcttttgataaaataaataatttataaatatttacagtattctggacagtaaaCATCgatttttatgtgttattgcttatccttatttttagattatattattatattggtgtgatatgtgaattcttactgggctgtaaagctcacacccttcatctttcttttcttcttagagttacaggacgttcatgattggctatgacttagatttatgggtgagcagatggatagatagagtgtcatagtacctgatcagaggattgaagaaatttaaattgtaattatgcaagattttatgaattattgttgaaataaattattatggttgataaggttgtaatgatttaatttggccttttatattctttagggcttgctctaaggaatgtgcggtcatcacgtatccgatccgggtgttgggttcggggcgtgacagaatggtatcagagcttaggttatgatcattggagattacgatataaatgattaggatgtgatagaataatatcaaagcttaagtttaagtcactagggattatgaagtgatatcaaaactttatgcatgatcaataggatgtgacagagtgatatcagagaatatgatagaacagtactagagctcaggtttaaggtcactagggattgtcatataagcgaaatcaaaactttgggattataatcaatagagtatgattgataatatcagagtttaagattatgattattaaaggtacgatagaatgatattagagtttaagttatgatcactaaaaaatatgatttaagtggtatttgagtttaaggttataattattcagaattataattttagtgatatctgaacttaggttatgctcatgaggaacatgatagatataaaagagaagattcaatatttagatttcgaatcaatagatattaagatgaaatttatgcataagtgttatatgatatctataatagaattgacaagttatattttgaatttcaattagtagagtggcctgaatataagaagagttgatcctggaaggaagtgggaggtattgatatgttatgttgagtatactcaatgattttggaatgctaaacttatatggatggagatcatgatatttttttttttgattttgatgttaattatttgagcattaaaaatttttggacttatcaaaagaaagttaattagggtatggtctaagaaagaaattatatcatatgaaagagaaatatttttgagcattgaacctataagaggatcatatatgaaactcaatcttagataatatatatatatatatatatatatatatatatatatatatatatatatatatatatatatatatacttgaattttattgtgagaatatgagatacacatcttgatgaaatttttggttactcaaaatatcatattctgaatatgatttcttgatctttcaagttgcattgaatttcaagtcaatagtttatttttctaagtggatcaaaagtattttgatattgttgttaaattaaagaagaaaatttattttatcagagtatgatatacaggttatgatgaatccttaataattcgtattactatctttggattagattttttttaatttttcttgtgattgttgaagatggtgaagtgtattaattattcaagtcaaagtttggattatttttttttaaattgaactaagacatcttgttagtgttaaattttgaatgacttatacaagggacaagattttgtatggatttatcgattaatattaagggttgtgatgaagagaactctataagaaataatcaagttgattctacttaaggatgttggcttgagttcttctagtttgtcaagttagaattaattcttttaaaaaagaagattgatttagaaattatctaaatgattatgaggtaaatctaaggttaactccaatcgattctagacatgttggattcttgaagagtgatgaaacttatgcaataatttcaaatatagaaagtagatcaagatttaatttttatatgctatacccaaaggtagtaaagataaagaaacttaaaattttgccgtaagtcttatatgaaatttgaaggttggatctatcctggattgatctaatatataaggatattttatcttgatagacttatataatttgataaattaagatcagagtgcgcagcaaaaatatggtagattaaattgattagaaatattaatcttttaaatcaaaagatattatgatgaaatatattagttacaaataagaaaggattttattgataatgaaaggatactataaattttgatctaatttgatcatagccggataatttttgtcagtaggttgcttcattgtagataatgccaaaaaaaaaaaatagatatctcaagtttattaatagcttgatagttttgatattagttcaaacttagaatatcctgacatagatctcatattttttttaaaaaatttaatattgttacttggactgatatagaagattgagattttcttaagatgagagattacatataaaatttgttggaaggtcaagagaagaaagaaatcgatgattgtgaagagtgcctggTGTttgacttttatttatttttctatcaagagtagtttgagataattatgaattttgagtggaatgtattagacaaataatagtggtatattaatacaagtctaaaatgttatggttcttcgaaaaagttgagaaatcaataagaagggatgagtttgaaatttcaaataatttttgttataacaagatcatgagaaataaaagatatgatgcatgtatatatatatttttagaatatatctcaaacaacataacttaatttcgaggatgaaattatttgaaggggggagaatgtaacaccccggcccactttgaaccctggatcaagcccaaaagcccaaagccatacaaaaaaaaaaaaaagaagaacggaagaagactcccgaagggagtcttcttctccgatgaatcccgatcaGAGAAGAGTTCTAGGACTCTTAAAACTCTAGGATCATCCATGAATaagcctcccctctccctctcaaaCCTCCACCGGCGATCTTCAAGCTTAAATCCTCCTCTTTTCTCCGTGGAACCCGCGACAGCTTGTTCTCGTGTTCATCAAaaattgaaggtcgaagaggccaccggagctcaggtaaggttccaaattttcttcctcttcctcttctctttcttcccatggctttagaccctcaccggccgtcaggatcgccagaaaatccatgaacaacATGAAACCCCTGTTCGGCCAGAACCTTTTTCTCCCTTTTCCGACCACCGGCGCCGtcggttgcggcgtctcatcctcgagatcggaccctcatctctctctcttttcttgagcgcttggccaccggcgaccggccaatggtcggaattcatgaagaaaggggacggatcccctgtttttcaaaaaaaaaaaaaagccgctggccgaaccccatcgccgaccggctttgcatggtcggccgtcgttgccggatctccggtcaAGCCGCCACCccatcggagcccgagccactgaggggggggacctcacggtcttcccctgtttcagccaagggaggccgcgggaagaaaagaaaagaagaaggaagaagaagaagaagaaaagaaaagaaaagaaaagaaaagggaaaaagaaaaagagaagaaaaaggaaaaagaaaagaaaagaaaaaaaaagaaaaagagaaagagaaaaataaaaataaaaaaaaagaaagagagaattttctctctctcctctccctcttttctcttcctctttcctctctcttctctctatcttctctctctacattttctctctctagattctctctctagattttttctctagacctttctctctttttatgaattttgtctctctagagtctttctctctctctgatttcatcacggaccctaggataaaattgatatgaaaataagatgatctgagattgcttcgaaattcgtgtggtagatctgatcctagctcgatcctattcaaaatttataacatattattcatattaagtcatcctgataggacctctgatgatctcgaccatgattgcctcatctgaaggatacgaagattctctctccactttctctctctactttctctctctaaaattttctctttcttcatgaattttctctctctagaagtcttatggatcagtggaggatcttgatacatagacaagtcctaattttggttaatcctaagagaggtcctcgatttgtgttattaggattgattatcaaataatttttttcatatatgatttttatatttgattagggttatgaagagataatTGTCtccatatgatatcgagtggattattttgttaaagacattcataaatcaaagaagaacattgatttttggtgcttggatcaatcatcggtaaaggtaagaatccctgtacatgatcaccattatatatgttattttactgctggttttatctcattgattttgcatcattgcatttgagatcgatgaatttatatctgagacactgttatttatttatgtgattttgagcatgagtatgctatatcaatacatatgtatcagcgattgatggcatgattatatgggtataacatatttattacactacaaaatttgaattgattaatgaagtcaaatattataatttcatgaaaataaaaagaatgaaaaatttagtttggactggccttgtcatgtggaatagccagccaggagcttatgcttgggacagcctccacaggcttatgtgtggaagaatttgatccgagaaagatcatgaatgatttgatccgagaaagatcatggccactttgatccgtgaaagatcatgaatatttcgatccgagaaagatcacagaaatcgattcgaataaaagatcgtcgcatgatcctggtagtccaaagccaaagccaaagccaaaaagaaaaggattaaagatgatgtgataatagaagaaaatggaaagataagatatgaaacaatcgttgaataaaattgttttacttatttaacatatgatgatgcatctcttttgataaaacaaataatctataaatgtttgcagtattctggacagtaaacatcgacttttatgtgttattgcttatccttattttcagattatattattatattggtgtgatatgggaattcttactgggctgtaaagctcacacccttcatctttcttttcttctcagagttacaggacattcatgattggctatggcttagatttatgggtgaacagatggatagatagagtgtcatagtacctgatcagaggattgaagaaatttaaattgtaattatgtaaggttttatgaattattgttgaaataaattattatggttgataaggttgtaatgatttaatttggccttgcatattctttagggcttgctctaaagagtgtgcggccatcacgtatccgatccgggtgttgggttgGGGGCGTGACATGCTTAGACAAAACGGATTGTATATGATGCTTTTCTTTGTTTTGAGGGGTTAAGGAGGAAGTGGAACAGTTTCCATGAATTTATTGATCAAAGAATGGAATGTACATCAAAACTTTATGGTTTTCTAGAAAGCAACAGTGAAGATGTGTTTCATGCTACATAAAAATTAGTTAGAGCAGCCAAAAaggaaatttaaataattaataaacatctccatatttcaattaattttgatacaTGAAGCAGAAGCACTCTTCAAAGACTTGAAATACTATGTTTATATATCGAAGGATGTCGAATAAAATAAGGTTGAGAGAAAACAATCAACATAACATTAAATGCCAAATGACTTCTGCTAAAAGAGAATTAAGCTTATCTCTCCCTAATGTCCCTTTGAGTGCTTAACAACAACCAAATCAAAACTATAAATAAGATTCACATGAAGCCTCTTTTTACTTAAAATGCAGTAGTCCccatttactaaaaaaaaaaaaaaaagattcacatGAAGTCACTTGACTATTGAAGATTTGGAAATCTCTGGCAAACTTATCCAATGCATAATATGTTACTTCTTCTTATGCTAGACCGACAACAGCAAGAAGTTCGACGTTGAATGATTAACAAGAAAGCTGCTTGTACTATGAACGCTCTTTGTCCATCTTGAAGCGAAATTCCCGGTTCATCTTGCATAgctggaaaaaaataaaataaaatacaatgagaaaaatgaataaaaaattctaataaatatcCCTCCAGCTCCCACTGCACCTCCAATCTCAGAAGAATACTTGTGAGAATCATCAATTGGTGCATGATAGTTTATGTGAACAGTGTACTTTGGCTAGTATCTCAGGATGATGCCATTGGTTACCATTACGGTCTGCTTTAGTGAGCATGCGCTAACTGATCGCGCTCAGATTCCTTCAACAGGAACAAGAATGTGAGGGAAGATAAATAATTACACTCACTAATTTCCATTTTATTTGAGAGAGAGGATTGTACCTAAAAAGGACTGGATGATATTGAACTGTAGATGGTCTTCAAAAGCAAGAAAAGGAAGGAGGGAATGTGCTGAAGTTGCTCCTACTCTCAGATAGTGTTCCGGTAACGGGGATGCGTGAGATCAGGTCCCAATACCGGCCTCCTTTCGCATATTGTCTCTCTAGGTTGGGGCACCCCTCAATTCTCAGACGCTGAAGGCCGGGGAGTCGTTGTTGGAGACCTTCGGGTAGTGATGACAGCCGAGGGCATTCACCAATATTCAGCCCCTTCAGTGCCGTGAGGCCCTGCATCCCTTGCGGCAGATATGACAAATTGCTGCAACGACAGATTACCAGATACTTGAGTGCGGTGAGCTGCTCAATCCCTTCCGGCAGAGACCTCAGGCTTGGACAGTCAGTAATGTATATGCGGTTGAGAGCGGTGGAATGTCGCAGGCCTTCCGTCATGGAATTGAATTTGGGGCAGTGCTGAACAAGCAATTCTCTGAGGGTAGCAGGCAACTTGGGCAATTCCAGCAGAACATCACAGCGGCAGACATTCAGCTCTTCCAGGTTTGGTAGGAGCTCTCCATCCCCCGATGATGACGAGGATAATGGGCCAACCAACTTGTTGCAATACCAGATGGTTAAACTCTTCAGTGAGTTCAAGCCACGGAACTCCTCCTCCGGCCAGTAGACTAGATCATCACAATGATGGATATCTAAAGACTGGAGAGAAGTCAGGTTCTTCCAAAACCCCAAAGGTGATGATGCCTGCTGCGATGATGAAAACAACCAGTTGCATCTTCCAACCTCCAAATGATGTAGGGATGAGCTCAGCCcttccatctcctcctcctccagcaatggtGCCAGATCCTCAGATGCCGTGATAGTTAAATTTTCAAGAGATCTAAAATCCCTGAAAAACATTTTTTTTTCCTGAGCAAGAGGAGGAGACTCTGTACCATTGCTCGTTTTATCGACTTCAATTTCAAGCGAAGATAGTGCGGTCAGACTATGGACCAAGCCCAACTGCTTATTGGTTCCTTTCATTGATAAACTTTTGAGAGATGGTAATTTTGGTATGGTCATCAAATTTGGGCAATTAATGATCTTAAGCTCAGCAAGATGAGGGAAAACTAGCATGACCTCCACAGTTTTTTCATCCTCTGACCACTCCTTCAAGCTCTGCATCGTGTGCAACACCAGTCTCTCTAGTGAGGGGAATGCTTGCAGTGTGCCATTACTTGCATTGCCGTAGATGGTGCTGCTGCAGAGATGCCTGACGCTACCCATCttaatcaagtagagaaatttaaGTACAGGTAGCTGCCATAAAGGTGGGAGATGGTCGCAACCTGCGCAAGCTCCCAGATGgatttcaattaaattttgcaGTAACAGAGAGTCCATCATCCACGTTGGAAATCTGTCGCCCCCATAGCGCCATATTGCCAATAGCTTTAAGCCATCATGAGGCCTAAGGGCTTCCAAAACCTCTTCAGCATTTCGTACATGCAAAACATCCTTACAAACATCAGGGGCACTTGATCTATAACAAGAATCATCCCATGCAATCATATCCCAGCACAATATTAATGAGCGAAGGTTATGTTTGGAACTGAGATTGGCTTCTTTAGCATCTGCTGCATCCCTCACATTCCTCAGGTTATACAGCTCTAGAAAGCCACCGAGATCTAAGCTATTCAACTCACCTATACGCCTTCCAGCATCATTGCCTACAATGTATTTCGTCAATGTTCGCAGGCTGCTTAATTGCCCTATACCTGCTGGCAGCTGCTTCAGATTATCACATCCGTCAATGTAAAGATGCCTCAGGTTACTCATATTTCTCATGTCTTCGGGCAGCTTACGTAGTTCGTCGCAATTAGAGAGTTTCAGAGTTTGTAGATTGAGAAGTGTGGTGGTGGCATCAGGTAATGCTTCTATACCAGTACAAGAGAGGTCCAGGTATCTTAGGTGTTTCAGAAATCCAATTGAAATAGGCAATCGTCTAATCTTATAATCATCTAGAGCCAATGCTCTCAACGACCTAGGCTTTGATGAATCCGCAGTCACTATAGTACGATTACTCCGTGTCGTTGATAATGAGGACAATAGAGTGCGAATATTTGGAGAAGTATTCAAGGTCCGATGGATGTTCCATGTGAGATGCCCAGATGTACCCAAGTGACGGGTTTTCCTAGAtacatcttccaacatggcaggttcCACTATGTTGAGGCATTCATTTCCCGTAATGGATTTTGCCAGGTCGTGCGTGAGGTCATGCATCTTGCAAGTTGTTATGTAATAAACTTCACGGCTGCATACAAAAAATCCGTAGAACCCGGCATGTCCCTCAACTTCCTTGATGTCCTGAAAGAAAGATCTCGAAGCCAACTCATTAAAAATCTCATGCCCCTTGTCCTCCAACTCCTTTCTTCCACCAGATGGAATGAATCCATTGGCCATCCATAGTTGAATCAACAAATCCTTTTCCATTTCATAATCCTTCGGAAATATGGCACAAAAAGCAAAGCATTGTTTTAAATGGGAAGGCAAATGACCGTAGCTCAACCTTAGTGCTGGTAAGATCCCATCTTCACTAACCTGCATATCCCAAATCTCGCTGTCCCTCACAGACAACCATTCCTTTTCCTGACTCTTGGAATGCATTAAGCTCCCCAATGCCTTCACTGCTAGAGGCAACCCACCACATTTCTTGACAATCTCCTTGCCGATGCTTACCAGACTTTGATGCTCCTCTGCTCCCTCTTCAAATGCTCTCTTCCTAAACAATGTCCAAGAATCATCCTCAGTCAAAACTTTTAAACGATACGCATCGAGTGTGCCCATTATCGACGATACCTGCTCATTTCGTGCGGTCACAATGATCCTGCTCCCTTCTCCACCAGTTGCTAGTAAAGTTTTTAACTCATCCCACTTTGCCTGATCCTCGTTCCAAACGTCATCTAATACAAGTAAATACCTTTTCCCACTCACAACTTCTCGAAGACGGCGTTGTAACAACTCCATGGTTTCTAGATTGCACTCATCCCCTGTGGCTGAAGTAATTATTTTTCGAGCAACTTTTGCAACAtcgtactctttttttttttgaatgtgattTGCAACATCGAGATCATCCGACACACAGACCCATATGAGCAGTTGGAAATGCTTCTCTACCCTCTTATCTCTGTAAACGAATTGGGCCAGTGTGGTCTTACCCAGACCCCCTATACCAACTATGGGGAGGACGGCAACCTTCTGGTTGCGATCATGATCCAGTAACAACTTCactattttttctttatcttcgtCCCTACCAATGACATTTGACTCATCAATATAGGAATGGGTTTGTGGCCTATCCCTGTTTTGTGGTTGGGTTGTGACCGTGAAACCAAATCTAATTCTCTCAGCTGCGATTTCATCTATTTTCtggacaatttctttcaacttttgCCCCATCTTAAAGCGAAACCAAACTGGATTGTGAAGAGAAAAGAAGCTGCGCACCTTTTTTGACATATCGATCTGAATCTGTGTCTTCCGCCGCATTGCTTCCACATTGAACTCATCCAGTATGTCGTCTGCTTCGTAGGCTGCATCCTTCAGCGCTGCCAACCACCTCTTCACAGCTGGATCCTTGGCTTGCCGATTCTCTGCATCCCCAAGTATGGACTGGATTGCCAATAGTGTTCTTTCCAGCGTTTCTAgcttctcttccatgccccataTCACTCCAAACTGTTGGAGAAGACGGTCGGTTGCCTTCTTCATCACCACCGGTAGCAAGGCTGAGAGAAGCACATCAGCCATTACTGCAAAGAGTCACTCCGACTGTTTTGAGAAGAAAAGTCGATGAATCGCAAACAAATTGACTCAGTGGAAATGCTCTCCCTCTTTTCACTAGGTCTGCAGGTGCTCTGGAATCCTTTTTTTATTTCCATTCCTTGCTTGATGTGAATAGAAAGGTTAATCAACACTGGTCCTACCGTTTGTTCCATCAAGTCGTGCACTAACCAGGACCATACATGTGAAATATCTGAGACGGTGCAAATAGCATTCAAACCACCCAATTTTCTTTCACAACTTGTCAATTCATTTATACAAATTCAGATTAACCTGCGTCTTATCTGTTTGTTAGTGTGGAATTAATGCAGTTTCTTGACGGTTGTATGGAAAAATGCAAAGTCACATCCACCATTAGGAAGCAAGAAGGAAGGTCCCCAAAGAAAACATCCAAACGCATTATCTTGAGAATTTTAGGGAATGTAACTAAATGCGTGGCTGATATTACACCAGCTCGACCAGTTTTGCTATCGGACAAAATGGAGGTGAAGTGTCAGTTCTGGATATTAAATTAGTATTTAATTATCAGTAAAGTTAATTGCTCAACAGATCCATATATAGGAGGAGTGGGTGATCGGGCAACAACCTACAATTAAATGGCCCATCCACTCATATCAAACTTAATTCAGTGCCACTGATATCCAGGCATGGGAGTGTTAACTATTCAAGTATCGTAAGAATCCGGCATAATGGTTTTAAAAACATTAGATACGGGGACGTGActgaataaaagagaaaaaaaaaaaagaaaagacataAATTTTATGTATGCATAATACATATGTATAAAACATAAATCCTgtgaaatatatttaaaaatgggCAAATATGGTTTTGGATAAATTTTGATGGCAAAATCGTTATTTTGGTCTAATAGTATTAAAATGTTTTGTAGTTGGAGAGTGAAGGATAAATACTATGTAGTCTTGATGGTCGTGAGTGACACTGATGCATCATTCAATTTGTGGCTCCATCTTTTTGAGTTATTTCACTTACTCCAATGAATCACACCAATATACTCTTATCATCATAGTTAATGGTGTTTGAAAGCATCAATCCATGATAAAAAATTCTATACTCTTGCTAGTGGAGTCTACCCTTGTTCTTTGCtacagatagagagagaggaggatgTCTAGAAGAAGAGGGGTTAGATAAAGGCTAAGAAGCCTAGACCTATGTTCCCCGCTCCTCCTCCCCCCACTTTTGTTCATTTGCTAGATTTTGTCCGAAAGGCAAGCCACTGAAGAAGGAACAAACATGCCCAAACAGGAGAACTTTAAAGAAGGCTTTAAATGGTTTTGACCTTTTAGCATTCCTAACTTAAAACATTTTCAGAATTACTGATTTGTCATTATACTTGGTCCCCTTGCATGGGGCTATGAGTTCACCTCAATAAATACAATCTCTTCTTTACTAAATACATTCTTCAAGTTTCTCCCTATCTAAATCTCACTTAAGACAGAAAATTGGAGCATTGATCTTTACTGAAAAATATTATGGTCCATCTACACATATGTAGAAAGAATTTAATACAACAATTCTAATGTTGGACATTTTATTAGTTGAGGGATCGCAATTATTGATCGTGTACATCTTTGTAAGTCAGAAATTCTCACAT encodes the following:
- the LOC140853680 gene encoding putative disease resistance protein RGA4; amino-acid sequence: MADVLLSALLPVVMKKATDRLLQQFGVIWGMEEKLETLERTLLAIQSILGDAENRQAKDPAVKRWLAALKDAAYEADDILDEFNVEAMRRKTQIQIDMSKKVRSFFSLHNPVWFRFKMGQKLKEIVQKIDEIAAERIRFGFTVTTQPQNRDRPQTHSYIDESNVIGRDEDKEKIVKLLLDHDRNQKVAVLPIVGIGGLGKTTLAQFVYRDKRVEKHFQLLIWVCVSDDLDVANHIQKKKEYDVAKVARKIITSATGDECNLETMELLQRRLREVVSGKRYLLVLDDVWNEDQAKWDELKTLLATGGEGSRIIVTARNEQVSSIMGTLDAYRLKVLTEDDSWTLFRKRAFEEGAEEHQSLVSIGKEIVKKCGGLPLAVKALGSLMHSKSQEKEWLSVRDSEIWDMQVSEDGILPALRLSYGHLPSHLKQCFAFCAIFPKDYEMEKDLLIQLWMANGFIPSGGRKELEDKGHEIFNELASRSFFQDIKEVEGHAGFYGFFVCSREVYYITTCKMHDLTHDLAKSITGNECLNIVEPAMLEDVSRKTRHLGTSGHLTWNIHRTLNTSPNIRTLLSSLSTTRSNRTIVTADSSKPRSLRALALDDYKIRRLPISIGFLKHLRYLDLSCTGIEALPDATTTLLNLQTLKLSNCDELRKLPEDMRNMSNLRHLYIDGCDNLKQLPAGIGQLSSLRTLTKYIVGNDAGRRIGELNSLDLGGFLELYNLRNVRDAADAKEANLSSKHNLRSLILCWDMIAWDDSCYRSSAPDVCKDVLHVRNAEEVLEALRPHDGLKLLAIWRYGGDRFPTWMMDSLLLQNLIEIHLGACAGCDHLPPLWQLPVLKFLYLIKMGSVRHLCSSTIYGNASNGTLQAFPSLERLVLHTMQSLKEWSEDEKTVEVMLVFPHLAELKIINCPNLMTIPKLPSLKSLSMKGTNKQLGLVHSLTALSSLEIEVDKTSNGTESPPLAQEKKMFFRDFRSLENLTITASEDLAPLLEEEEMEGLSSSLHHLEVGRCNWLFSSSQQASSPLGFWKNLTSLQSLDIHHCDDLVYWPEEEFRGLNSLKSLTIWYCNKLVGPLSSSSSGDGELLPNLEELNVCRCDVLLELPKLPATLRELLVQHCPKFNSMTEGLRHSTALNRIYITDCPSLRSLPEGIEQLTALKYLVICRCSNLSYLPQGMQGLTALKGLNIGECPRLSSLPEGLQQRLPGLQRLRIEGCPNLERQYAKGGRYWDLISRIPVTGTLSESRSNFSTFPPSFSCF